One region of Apus apus isolate bApuApu2 chromosome W, bApuApu2.pri.cur, whole genome shotgun sequence genomic DNA includes:
- the LOC127395180 gene encoding hydroxymethylglutaryl-CoA synthase, cytoplasmic-like isoform X3, giving the protein MCTSRFTTMPGSLPVNAKSCWPKDVGIVALEIYFPSQYVDQTELEKYDGVNAGKYTIGLGQSKMGFCSDREDINSLCLTVVQKLMERNSLSYDCIGRLEVGTETIIDKSKSVKTVLMQLFEESGNTDVEGIDTTNACYGGTAALFNAINWIESSSWDGRYALVVAGDIAVYATGNARPTGGAGAVAMLVGPNAPLIFERGLRGTHMQHVYDFYKPDMVSEYPVVDGKLSIQCYLSALDRCYTVYRNKIHAQWQKEGIDRHFTLNDFGFMIFHSPYCKLVQKSVARLLLNDFLGDQNLETANGVFSGLEAFRDVKLEDTYFDRDVEKAFMKASAELFNQKTKASLLISNQNGNMYTTSVYGCLASLLAQYSPEQLAGQRISMFSYGSGFAATLYSIRVTQDVTPGSALDKITASLSDLKIRLDSRKCIAPDIFAENMKIRQEAHNLANYIPQCSVENLFEGTWYLVRVDEKHRRTYARRPLMIDGPLEAGVEVVHPGIVHEQIPSPAKKVSRIPAATESESVTVAISSGEH; this is encoded by the exons atgtgtacctcaag atttaCTACAATGCCTGGGTCTCTTCCAGTGAATGCTAAATCCTGTTGGCCCAAAGATGTGGGAATTGTTGCActggaaatatattttccctCTCAGTACGTTGACCAGACAGAGCTGGAGAAGTATGATGGTGTGAATGCTGGCAAATACACCATTGGGTTAGGCCAGTCAAAGATGGGATTCTGCTCTGACCGGGAGGATATTAATTCTCTCTGTTTGACTGTGGTTCAGAAGCTCATGGAGAGGAACAGCCTTTCCTATGATTGTATCGGGAGATTAGAAGTTGGAACAGAGACAATAATTGATAAATCAAAATCTGTAAAGACTGTCCTGATGCAACTTTTTGAAGAATCTGGTAATACGGATGTAGAAGGAATTGACACCACCAATGCATGCTATGGAGGCACCGCTGCCCTTTTTAATGCTATTAATTGGATTGAATCCAGTTCATGGGATG GGCGCTATGCACTTGTTGTTGCTGGAGACATAGCTGTGTATGCCACTGGAAATGCCAGGCCAACAGGTGGAGCTGGTGCCGTTGCTATGCTAGTTGGTCCAAATGCTCCATTAATTTTTGAGAGAG GGTTGCGTGGAACCCACATGCAGCATGTGTATGACTTCTATAAACCAGATATGGTTTCTGAATATCCTGTAGTTGATGGTAAACTATCTATACAGTGCTACCTCAGTGCATTAGATCGCTGCTATACTGTCTATCGCAACAAAATCCATGCACAGTGGCAAAAGG AGGGGATAGACAGACATTTCACCTTGAATGACTTTGGATTCATGATCTTTCATTCTCCCTACTGTAAACTGGTACAGAAATCTGTGGCTAGACTACTGCTGAATGACTTTCTTGGTGACCAGAACCTAGAAACAGCAAATGGTGTTTTCAGTGGTTTGGAAGCTTTCAG GGATGTAAAACTTGAAGATACATATTTTGACAGAGATGTGGAAAAAGCCTTTATGAAAGCCAGTGCAGAGCTCTTCAATCAGAAAACCAAAGCTTCACTACTCATATCCAATCAGAATGGAAATATGTATACTACTTCAGTCTATGGTTGCCTTGCCTCTCTTCTAGCTCA GTACTCCCCAGAGCAGCTCGCAGGACAGAGAATTAGTATGTTCTCATATGgctctggttttgctgctaCACTGTATTCCATCAGAGTTACACAGGATGTCACTCCTG GTTCTGCACTGGACAAAATAACTGCCAGCCTTTCTGATCTTAAAATAAGACTTGACTCAAGAAAATGCATTGCACCTGATATCTttgctgaaaacatgaaaattagaCAGGAAGCACATAATCTGG CTAACTATATTCCACAGTGTTCAGTGGAAAATCTCTTTGAAGGAACATGGTACCTTGTGCGTGTTgatgaaaaacacagaagaactTATGCACGACGTCCTCTTATGATCGATGGACCTTTAGAGGCAGGAGTTGAAGTTGTCCACCCAGGCATTGTTCATGAG CAGATCCCAAGCCCTGCTAAGAAAGTGTCAAGAATCCCTGCAGCAACAGAATCTGAAAGTGTTACTGTTGCCATTTCCAGTGGGGAGCATTAA
- the LOC127395180 gene encoding hydroxymethylglutaryl-CoA synthase, cytoplasmic-like isoform X1 → MCTSRFTTMPGSLPVNAKSCWPKDVGIVALEIYFPSQYVDQTELEKYDGVNAGKYTIGLGQSKMGFCSDREDINSLCLTVVQKLMERNSLSYDCIGRLEVGTETIIDKSKSVKTVLMQLFEESGNTDVEGIDTTNACYGGTAALFNAINWIESSSWDGRYALVVAGDIAVYATGNARPTGGAGAVAMLVGPNAPLIFERGLRGTHMQHVYDFYKPDMVSEYPVVDGKLSIQCYLSALDRCYTVYRNKIHAQWQKEGIDRHFTLNDFGFMIFHSPYCKLVQKSVARLLLNDFLGDQNLETANGVFSGLEAFRDVKLEDTYFDRDVEKAFMKASAELFNQKTKASLLISNQNGNMYTTSVYGCLASLLAQYSPEQLAGQRISMFSYGSGFAATLYSIRVTQDVTPGSALDKITASLSDLKIRLDSRKCIAPDIFAENMKIRQEAHNLANYIPQCSVENLFEGTWYLVRVDEKHRRTYARRPLMIDGPLEAGVEVVHPGIVHERNIHYWNRISPVKMTGSRMARLTGVFFSKKL, encoded by the exons atgtgtacctcaag atttaCTACAATGCCTGGGTCTCTTCCAGTGAATGCTAAATCCTGTTGGCCCAAAGATGTGGGAATTGTTGCActggaaatatattttccctCTCAGTACGTTGACCAGACAGAGCTGGAGAAGTATGATGGTGTGAATGCTGGCAAATACACCATTGGGTTAGGCCAGTCAAAGATGGGATTCTGCTCTGACCGGGAGGATATTAATTCTCTCTGTTTGACTGTGGTTCAGAAGCTCATGGAGAGGAACAGCCTTTCCTATGATTGTATCGGGAGATTAGAAGTTGGAACAGAGACAATAATTGATAAATCAAAATCTGTAAAGACTGTCCTGATGCAACTTTTTGAAGAATCTGGTAATACGGATGTAGAAGGAATTGACACCACCAATGCATGCTATGGAGGCACCGCTGCCCTTTTTAATGCTATTAATTGGATTGAATCCAGTTCATGGGATG GGCGCTATGCACTTGTTGTTGCTGGAGACATAGCTGTGTATGCCACTGGAAATGCCAGGCCAACAGGTGGAGCTGGTGCCGTTGCTATGCTAGTTGGTCCAAATGCTCCATTAATTTTTGAGAGAG GGTTGCGTGGAACCCACATGCAGCATGTGTATGACTTCTATAAACCAGATATGGTTTCTGAATATCCTGTAGTTGATGGTAAACTATCTATACAGTGCTACCTCAGTGCATTAGATCGCTGCTATACTGTCTATCGCAACAAAATCCATGCACAGTGGCAAAAGG AGGGGATAGACAGACATTTCACCTTGAATGACTTTGGATTCATGATCTTTCATTCTCCCTACTGTAAACTGGTACAGAAATCTGTGGCTAGACTACTGCTGAATGACTTTCTTGGTGACCAGAACCTAGAAACAGCAAATGGTGTTTTCAGTGGTTTGGAAGCTTTCAG GGATGTAAAACTTGAAGATACATATTTTGACAGAGATGTGGAAAAAGCCTTTATGAAAGCCAGTGCAGAGCTCTTCAATCAGAAAACCAAAGCTTCACTACTCATATCCAATCAGAATGGAAATATGTATACTACTTCAGTCTATGGTTGCCTTGCCTCTCTTCTAGCTCA GTACTCCCCAGAGCAGCTCGCAGGACAGAGAATTAGTATGTTCTCATATGgctctggttttgctgctaCACTGTATTCCATCAGAGTTACACAGGATGTCACTCCTG GTTCTGCACTGGACAAAATAACTGCCAGCCTTTCTGATCTTAAAATAAGACTTGACTCAAGAAAATGCATTGCACCTGATATCTttgctgaaaacatgaaaattagaCAGGAAGCACATAATCTGG CTAACTATATTCCACAGTGTTCAGTGGAAAATCTCTTTGAAGGAACATGGTACCTTGTGCGTGTTgatgaaaaacacagaagaactTATGCACGACGTCCTCTTATGATCGATGGACCTTTAGAGGCAGGAGTTGAAGTTGTCCACCCAGGCATTGTTCATGAG AGGAACATTCATTACTGGAATAGAATCTCTCCTGTCAAAATGACTGGATCAAGAATGGCTAGACTGacaggtgtgtttttttccaagaaactCTGA
- the LOC127395180 gene encoding hydroxymethylglutaryl-CoA synthase, cytoplasmic-like isoform X2, giving the protein MPGSLPVNAKSCWPKDVGIVALEIYFPSQYVDQTELEKYDGVNAGKYTIGLGQSKMGFCSDREDINSLCLTVVQKLMERNSLSYDCIGRLEVGTETIIDKSKSVKTVLMQLFEESGNTDVEGIDTTNACYGGTAALFNAINWIESSSWDGRYALVVAGDIAVYATGNARPTGGAGAVAMLVGPNAPLIFERGLRGTHMQHVYDFYKPDMVSEYPVVDGKLSIQCYLSALDRCYTVYRNKIHAQWQKEGIDRHFTLNDFGFMIFHSPYCKLVQKSVARLLLNDFLGDQNLETANGVFSGLEAFRDVKLEDTYFDRDVEKAFMKASAELFNQKTKASLLISNQNGNMYTTSVYGCLASLLAQYSPEQLAGQRISMFSYGSGFAATLYSIRVTQDVTPGSALDKITASLSDLKIRLDSRKCIAPDIFAENMKIRQEAHNLANYIPQCSVENLFEGTWYLVRVDEKHRRTYARRPLMIDGPLEAGVEVVHPGIVHERNIHYWNRISPVKMTGSRMARLTGVFFSKKL; this is encoded by the exons ATGCCTGGGTCTCTTCCAGTGAATGCTAAATCCTGTTGGCCCAAAGATGTGGGAATTGTTGCActggaaatatattttccctCTCAGTACGTTGACCAGACAGAGCTGGAGAAGTATGATGGTGTGAATGCTGGCAAATACACCATTGGGTTAGGCCAGTCAAAGATGGGATTCTGCTCTGACCGGGAGGATATTAATTCTCTCTGTTTGACTGTGGTTCAGAAGCTCATGGAGAGGAACAGCCTTTCCTATGATTGTATCGGGAGATTAGAAGTTGGAACAGAGACAATAATTGATAAATCAAAATCTGTAAAGACTGTCCTGATGCAACTTTTTGAAGAATCTGGTAATACGGATGTAGAAGGAATTGACACCACCAATGCATGCTATGGAGGCACCGCTGCCCTTTTTAATGCTATTAATTGGATTGAATCCAGTTCATGGGATG GGCGCTATGCACTTGTTGTTGCTGGAGACATAGCTGTGTATGCCACTGGAAATGCCAGGCCAACAGGTGGAGCTGGTGCCGTTGCTATGCTAGTTGGTCCAAATGCTCCATTAATTTTTGAGAGAG GGTTGCGTGGAACCCACATGCAGCATGTGTATGACTTCTATAAACCAGATATGGTTTCTGAATATCCTGTAGTTGATGGTAAACTATCTATACAGTGCTACCTCAGTGCATTAGATCGCTGCTATACTGTCTATCGCAACAAAATCCATGCACAGTGGCAAAAGG AGGGGATAGACAGACATTTCACCTTGAATGACTTTGGATTCATGATCTTTCATTCTCCCTACTGTAAACTGGTACAGAAATCTGTGGCTAGACTACTGCTGAATGACTTTCTTGGTGACCAGAACCTAGAAACAGCAAATGGTGTTTTCAGTGGTTTGGAAGCTTTCAG GGATGTAAAACTTGAAGATACATATTTTGACAGAGATGTGGAAAAAGCCTTTATGAAAGCCAGTGCAGAGCTCTTCAATCAGAAAACCAAAGCTTCACTACTCATATCCAATCAGAATGGAAATATGTATACTACTTCAGTCTATGGTTGCCTTGCCTCTCTTCTAGCTCA GTACTCCCCAGAGCAGCTCGCAGGACAGAGAATTAGTATGTTCTCATATGgctctggttttgctgctaCACTGTATTCCATCAGAGTTACACAGGATGTCACTCCTG GTTCTGCACTGGACAAAATAACTGCCAGCCTTTCTGATCTTAAAATAAGACTTGACTCAAGAAAATGCATTGCACCTGATATCTttgctgaaaacatgaaaattagaCAGGAAGCACATAATCTGG CTAACTATATTCCACAGTGTTCAGTGGAAAATCTCTTTGAAGGAACATGGTACCTTGTGCGTGTTgatgaaaaacacagaagaactTATGCACGACGTCCTCTTATGATCGATGGACCTTTAGAGGCAGGAGTTGAAGTTGTCCACCCAGGCATTGTTCATGAG AGGAACATTCATTACTGGAATAGAATCTCTCCTGTCAAAATGACTGGATCAAGAATGGCTAGACTGacaggtgtgtttttttccaagaaactCTGA